One part of the Xylanimonas allomyrinae genome encodes these proteins:
- a CDS encoding glycosyltransferase, with the protein MSNAERIQAGSPTPRPTPSPTPSPTPRPTHDPARNPTHDPLGSPTGTDVVFTFSYETWDDAVRRGMMRPPDRLLGTLLRSEEVRRLLVVNPWRSAPALAARRALRRDVPFPASPRARLHTPARLRRADPADVGLIEAQYVAYDRSVRRAARDHERPAVLTTNPLVAGFAPLRWAGPVTYFARDDWLSSQARRTYWDAYRTAYERLAAAGVAVAAVSAEILDRINPRGPAAVVPNGVEPAEWLGPPPPAPPWLEAIPGPRAIYVGTLDDRLDVDGVAALAAACPHLGVVLLGPLPNPAYVAPLRGIANVHVHDGVGRAELVAALRACDLALLAHRRTRLTEAMSPLKVYEYLAAGLPVLATDLPPVRGIHPRVTLLDDVAEFADAVDAALTAGPLTEDERVAFVEASSWGHRHRTVLDLALRGVTG; encoded by the coding sequence ATGAGCAACGCGGAGAGGATCCAGGCAGGCAGCCCCACGCCACGCCCCACGCCAAGCCCCACGCCAAGCCCCACGCCACGCCCCACGCACGACCCCGCGCGCAACCCTACGCACGACCCCTTGGGCAGCCCCACGGGCACCGACGTCGTCTTCACCTTCAGCTACGAGACCTGGGACGACGCCGTCCGGCGCGGCATGATGCGCCCGCCCGACCGCCTGCTGGGCACCCTGCTGCGCAGCGAGGAGGTGCGCCGGCTGCTCGTCGTCAACCCGTGGCGGTCGGCGCCCGCGCTCGCCGCGCGGCGGGCGCTACGCCGTGACGTGCCGTTCCCGGCGTCGCCGCGCGCCCGCCTGCACACGCCCGCGCGTCTGCGGCGCGCGGACCCTGCCGACGTCGGACTGATCGAGGCCCAGTACGTCGCCTACGACCGGTCGGTGCGCCGGGCGGCGCGTGACCACGAGCGGCCCGCGGTGCTCACGACGAACCCGCTCGTGGCGGGGTTCGCGCCGTTGCGCTGGGCGGGTCCGGTGACCTACTTCGCGCGCGACGACTGGCTCAGCTCGCAGGCGCGGCGGACCTACTGGGACGCCTACCGCACGGCGTACGAGCGCCTGGCCGCGGCCGGGGTCGCGGTGGCCGCGGTGAGCGCGGAGATCCTCGACCGCATCAACCCGCGCGGACCGGCCGCCGTCGTGCCCAACGGGGTCGAGCCGGCCGAGTGGCTCGGCCCGCCGCCTCCGGCGCCGCCGTGGCTCGAGGCGATCCCCGGGCCGCGCGCGATCTACGTCGGCACGCTCGACGACCGGCTCGACGTCGACGGCGTCGCCGCGCTCGCCGCGGCGTGCCCGCACCTCGGCGTGGTGCTGCTGGGCCCGCTGCCGAACCCCGCCTACGTCGCACCGTTGCGCGGGATCGCCAACGTCCACGTGCACGACGGCGTGGGCCGGGCCGAGCTGGTCGCGGCGCTGCGGGCGTGCGACCTCGCGCTGCTCGCTCACCGTCGCACACGGCTGACCGAGGCGATGAGCCCGCTCAAGGTGTACGAGTACCTCGCGGCTGGTCTGCCGGTGCTGGCGACCGACCTGCCGCCGGTGCGCGGCATCCACCCGCGCGTCACGCTGCTCGACGACGTGGCGGAGTTCGCCGACGCCGTCGACGCCGCGCTGACGGCCGGGCCGCTGACGGAGGACGAGCGGGTCGCGTTCGTCGAGGCGAGCTCGTGGGGCCACCGGCATCGCACGGTGCTCGACCTCGCCCTGCGCGGGGTCACCGGCTGA